In one window of Gemmatimonadaceae bacterium DNA:
- the rplU gene encoding 50S ribosomal protein L21 has protein sequence MSYAIIRTGGKQFKVEPGRYYKIPTLPGEAGVKVEFNDVLLGSDGKTVMTGVPKLAGAKVTGEILRQGLGDKIVVFKMKRRKNYSRKQGHRQGFTEVMINDITLG, from the coding sequence ATGTCCTACGCAATCATTCGCACCGGCGGCAAGCAGTTCAAGGTCGAACCGGGCAGATACTACAAAATCCCCACCCTGCCCGGCGAAGCCGGCGTCAAGGTGGAGTTCAACGACGTCCTCCTCGGCTCCGACGGCAAGACCGTCATGACCGGCGTGCCCAAGCTCGCGGGCGCCAAGGTCACCGGTGAGATCCTGCGCCAGGGACTCGGCGACAAGATCGTCGTCTTCAAGATGAAGCGCCGGAAGAACTACTCCCGCAAGCAGGGCCACCGGCAGGGCTTCACCGAAGTCATGATCAACGACATCACGCTCGGCTAA
- a CDS encoding Rne/Rng family ribonuclease — translation MKREILINATPRETRVAILEDEQLVELLVDRPEARRMVGDIYYGRVEAVLPGIQAAFVDIGTEKSAFLHASDLVYPEDEEEGDDDDADSDDEDVETDAADESADEQKPSGGGGRGRRQQRAKAPPIQDVLKRGQEIIVQISKEPISTKGPRVTAQVSMAGRFLVFMPFASRVGVSRKIGDRAERGRLREMVQAVLPKDSGGVIARTVGEDATQETFKRELDTLIGQWKRIKRKTNFVRAPALIHRETNLTRGLIRDLFSEKVEQVSVDSKQVYNEIIEYLKGVAPDLVDRVKLWTDEAGIFDKAGIEPEIRDLFKRRCDLPAGGYLIIEPTEALVSVDVNSGRYTGKKDPEKTILRTNVEAAREIARQIRLRDIGGIIVCDFIDMETKANRDRVLQELRTHLSRDRARTKAFAVSDLGLIEMTRQRVRQSHLQNMTEACPTCAGTGRVFTAETILRRMERSVRRMGVEGKKDPLIVKLHPDVAMHVLQEEKDMLKKLEKAVGFGLELRDDPLLRPDEFKLVVKTAGRDVTQQYAVA, via the coding sequence ATGAAACGCGAAATTCTGATCAACGCAACGCCGCGCGAGACGCGGGTTGCGATCCTGGAAGACGAGCAACTCGTTGAACTCCTCGTCGACCGGCCCGAAGCTCGGCGCATGGTCGGCGACATCTACTACGGCCGCGTAGAAGCGGTCCTCCCTGGCATCCAAGCCGCCTTCGTCGACATCGGTACCGAGAAGAGCGCGTTCCTCCACGCCTCCGACCTCGTGTATCCCGAAGACGAGGAAGAGGGGGACGACGACGACGCGGACTCGGACGACGAGGACGTAGAAACCGACGCCGCCGACGAGAGCGCCGACGAGCAGAAGCCGTCGGGCGGCGGCGGGCGCGGCCGGCGCCAGCAGCGGGCCAAGGCGCCGCCCATTCAGGACGTGCTCAAGCGCGGCCAGGAAATCATCGTCCAAATCTCCAAGGAGCCCATCTCCACCAAGGGCCCGCGCGTCACGGCGCAGGTGTCGATGGCCGGCCGGTTCCTGGTGTTCATGCCGTTCGCCTCGCGCGTGGGCGTGAGCCGCAAGATCGGCGACCGCGCCGAGCGCGGCCGCCTGCGGGAGATGGTGCAGGCCGTGCTCCCCAAGGATTCGGGCGGCGTCATCGCGCGCACGGTGGGCGAGGACGCCACGCAGGAGACGTTCAAGCGCGAACTCGACACGCTCATCGGCCAATGGAAGCGCATCAAGCGCAAGACGAACTTCGTGCGCGCGCCGGCCCTCATCCATCGCGAGACGAATCTCACGCGCGGCCTCATCCGCGACCTGTTCAGCGAGAAGGTGGAGCAGGTGTCGGTAGACTCCAAGCAGGTGTACAACGAGATCATCGAATACCTCAAGGGAGTGGCGCCCGATCTCGTGGACCGCGTGAAGCTGTGGACCGACGAAGCCGGCATCTTCGACAAGGCGGGCATCGAGCCTGAGATCCGCGATCTGTTCAAGCGGCGCTGCGACCTGCCGGCCGGCGGCTACCTGATCATCGAGCCCACCGAGGCGCTCGTGTCGGTGGACGTGAACTCGGGCCGCTACACCGGCAAGAAGGATCCCGAGAAGACCATTCTCCGCACGAACGTCGAAGCGGCGCGCGAGATCGCGCGGCAGATCCGCCTGCGCGACATCGGCGGCATCATCGTGTGCGACTTCATCGACATGGAGACCAAGGCCAACCGCGACCGCGTGCTCCAGGAACTGCGCACGCATCTGAGCCGCGACCGCGCCCGCACCAAGGCGTTCGCCGTGAGCGACCTGGGACTGATCGAGATGACCCGCCAGCGGGTGCGGCAGAGCCACCTGCAGAACATGACCGAGGCGTGCCCCACCTGCGCCGGCACGGGGCGGGTGTTCACCGCCGAGACCATCCTGCGGCGCATGGAGCGCTCGGTGCGACGGATGGGCGTGGAGGGGAAGAAGGATCCGCTCATCGTGAAGCTGCACCCCGACGTGGCGATGCACGTGCTGCAGGAGGAAAAGGACATGCTCAAGAAGCTCGAGAAGGCCGTGGGGTTCGGTCTCGAGTTGCGGGACGACCCGCTGCTCCGGCCCGACGAGTTCAAGCTGGTGGTGAAGACCGCCGGCCGGGACGTGACCCAGCAGTACGCGGTGGCCTGA
- a CDS encoding glycerophosphodiester phosphodiesterase has translation MPSPLQRPERIGHRGAPREFTENTLPGFLRAVERGADAVELDVHRTRDGRVVVHHDPELPLRDGTRAPITALSAAEVGACVLPGGGDVPTLAQVMDALGDRATVYVELKGEGVGEGAVAVARGHGRRYAFHSFDHAAVLALRSGHPDLDYGVLLDVGTPDAAALMARVPVRDVWPHWSLVNQALVDAAREARKRVMVWTVNDPAEAARLTLLGVDGLCTDDLRLLGPAPFVSDGGGRIP, from the coding sequence ATGCCGAGTCCTCTCCAGCGTCCCGAGCGCATCGGGCACCGCGGCGCCCCCCGGGAGTTCACCGAAAACACCCTGCCCGGTTTCCTGCGCGCCGTGGAACGTGGGGCCGACGCGGTGGAATTGGACGTTCACAGGACGCGCGACGGGCGCGTGGTGGTACACCACGATCCCGAACTGCCGTTGCGCGATGGCACCCGCGCCCCGATCACCGCGCTCTCCGCCGCCGAAGTTGGGGCGTGCGTGCTGCCCGGCGGTGGCGACGTCCCCACTCTGGCTCAGGTGATGGACGCCCTCGGCGATCGCGCCACCGTGTACGTGGAACTCAAGGGTGAGGGCGTGGGCGAGGGGGCGGTGGCCGTGGCCCGCGGGCACGGGCGGCGATACGCCTTTCACAGCTTTGACCACGCGGCCGTGTTGGCATTGAGGTCCGGCCATCCCGATCTGGACTACGGCGTGCTGCTCGACGTCGGGACCCCCGATGCCGCGGCGCTCATGGCGCGCGTTCCCGTGCGCGACGTTTGGCCCCACTGGAGTCTGGTGAACCAGGCGCTGGTGGACGCGGCGCGCGAGGCGCGCAAGCGAGTCATGGTCTGGACGGTGAACGACCCAGCGGAGGCCGCGCGGCTCACGCTCCTGGGCGTGGACGGGTTGTGCACCGACGACCTGCGGCTGCTGGGGCCGGCGCCATTCGTCTCTGATGGAGGCGGCCGGATTCCATGA
- the rpmA gene encoding 50S ribosomal protein L27 produces MAHKKGVGSSRNGRDSNPKYRGVKKYGGEPVVAGNIIVRQCGTKWHPGRNVGMGTDYTIYSLIDGVVQFEHHSKSRYRISVYPAAGETGSTSAA; encoded by the coding sequence ATGGCACACAAGAAGGGCGTCGGCTCCTCTCGCAACGGCCGCGACAGCAATCCCAAGTATCGCGGCGTCAAGAAGTACGGCGGCGAGCCCGTGGTCGCGGGCAACATCATCGTCCGGCAGTGCGGCACCAAGTGGCACCCCGGCCGCAACGTCGGCATGGGCACGGACTATACGATCTACTCGCTCATCGACGGCGTGGTGCAGTTCGAGCACCACAGCAAGTCCCGCTACCGCATCAGTGTGTATCCGGCAGCCGGCGAGACCGGGTCCACCAGCGCGGCCTAG
- a CDS encoding NAD(P)-binding domain-containing protein, giving the protein MKAGEQRDLIIVGGGIGGIISLKYAKDAGLDAILLEGAEAVGGLWRDLPAWQDIQFRKEDWTLGDLPIAGEDQSSILANIHAWVERFGLAPSIRLGARVSSARPNDGGWEVTAGEYTGRSRFLIAATGGHNRPVVPQIERVRPTAIEYHSSALRDPSELTRKDVVVVGGGASAYDLLDLCLEWQARSVTWVYRSLRWMRPTRHPKYFGSDLRRLGRLQMLGIPLSELNKRINRELRRRYRKAGLDELLPDRAFDFGSQQLVPGRRRMAENLARIARHQSEIVGIEGSSVRLASGHSCRADLVLWGTGYDTDLGYLEVSNLSRLTRMDAIGRRCGAHFLALDAPNLFLLAPGILDVTTSTPWAYAHAAKSIMSHIRGNPVFDSVPVSTNPNYFDLARFLAKRDRVNYPAVLWYLKYLNLAFRRSRDRPMPMP; this is encoded by the coding sequence ATGAAAGCGGGCGAGCAGCGCGACCTCATCATTGTCGGGGGCGGAATCGGCGGCATCATCAGCCTGAAATACGCGAAGGACGCCGGGCTCGACGCCATCCTGCTGGAAGGTGCCGAGGCAGTGGGCGGTCTGTGGCGCGATCTTCCCGCCTGGCAGGACATCCAGTTCCGCAAGGAGGACTGGACGCTCGGCGACCTGCCGATCGCCGGCGAAGACCAGTCGAGTATCCTGGCCAACATCCACGCGTGGGTGGAGCGTTTCGGGTTGGCGCCTTCGATTCGACTGGGCGCGCGGGTGAGTTCCGCCCGTCCGAACGACGGGGGCTGGGAGGTCACGGCGGGAGAGTACACGGGCCGCTCGCGATTTCTCATCGCCGCCACGGGCGGCCACAATCGCCCCGTCGTTCCGCAGATCGAGAGAGTCCGACCGACGGCCATCGAGTATCACTCCTCCGCCCTGCGCGACCCGTCAGAACTCACACGCAAGGACGTCGTCGTCGTGGGGGGCGGCGCATCGGCCTACGATCTCCTCGATCTCTGCCTGGAATGGCAGGCGCGCAGCGTCACATGGGTCTATCGCTCGCTCAGGTGGATGCGTCCTACACGGCACCCGAAGTATTTCGGATCGGACCTGCGTCGCCTTGGAAGACTGCAGATGCTCGGCATCCCGCTCTCGGAGTTGAACAAGCGGATCAATCGGGAACTGCGCCGGCGTTACCGCAAGGCTGGCCTGGATGAACTGCTGCCCGACAGGGCGTTCGACTTCGGGAGCCAGCAACTCGTTCCCGGCCGCCGCCGCATGGCCGAGAACCTGGCGCGCATCGCGCGCCACCAAAGCGAGATCGTGGGCATCGAGGGCAGTTCCGTACGGCTCGCCTCCGGACACTCGTGCAGGGCGGATCTGGTGCTGTGGGGTACCGGGTACGACACGGATCTGGGCTACCTGGAGGTGAGCAACCTATCACGACTCACGCGGATGGATGCCATTGGCAGGCGCTGCGGCGCGCACTTTCTCGCGCTGGATGCTCCCAACCTCTTCCTCCTTGCGCCGGGCATCCTCGATGTGACCACGTCGACCCCTTGGGCGTACGCCCACGCGGCGAAATCCATCATGAGTCACATCCGGGGCAACCCGGTATTCGATTCGGTGCCGGTGTCCACCAATCCGAACTACTTCGACCTGGCCCGGTTTCTCGCGAAGCGCGACCGCGTCAACTACCCTGCCGTGCTCTGGTATCTGAAGTATCTCAATCTGGCGTTTCGCCGATCGCGCGATCGGCCGATGCCCATGCCGTGA